TGTATCGAAGCAAAAAACAGTTGTCGCTGATGTTGAACCTAGGGTAATTGATTTGATCCGGCAGCGAAATCAGGCTGATATTGCACTGTTTGATTATGCAAAGCAGTTGTTTGATGAGCGTTGCGATCAGCTAGACATTACACAAGAGAAAGTAGATCACTATGAGGCGCTGAACACAACGTATCAAGATCTATTATGCTCATCTCAGCAGCTATTTTCAAGCACTTTACCTGTGAGTGCCGATTTGTAACACGATGAAAATTGCTCATATTATTAACCCATTTAAGGCAAAAGAAACCCAGGATTTATTCTTGGCTCAGCCGATCACATTTAAGACCATGGAAACTGCCCAGCGGTTTGCCAAAGACTATGGTCTGGAGGTAGAACTTTATGCTGCCTACTATCCGGTTGATGAAGAAGTTGTTCCGAGTAGTTTTATTAAAACACCCCCTTTAGATCGCTCAGTTTTAGATGTGGCAAAGATTCAATTCCAAGTGCCTAGAACATTTCCATTGCTGGGTGATATTTTAGATCGCTTATATGCTGCAACGGATGCAGACTATCTTGTTTATACGAATGTTGATATTGCCTTAATGCCGTTTTTTTATACGACGATTGCAAGGTTTATTGAACGAGGATTTGATGGATTTGCCATTACTCGTCGCACGATATCAAAAGATTATAAAGGGGTGGATGATATTCCATTAATGTATGCAGAATATGGAGAGAATCATCCCGGACATGATTGCTTTGTATTCAATCGCGATGTGTACTCTCAATATCGTTTGTTGGATGCTTGCATTGGAGCATTAAGCATTGGCCAGATCTTGCTATTTAATATTATTTGCAACGCGAAAAGGTTTCGTGTTTTTAGAGGTCACCACCTAACGTTTCACCTGGGAAATGACCGAGTCGATTTATCAGAAACATCTGATGAGTACTCGAAATATCAGGACTATTCAGATCACAACTTATATCAAGTTCGTCAGTTTGTGGAATATTATCGATCTATAGATAAGCTCGCCAATCATCGAATTATTCAAAATTTTTTAGACAGTGAACGAGCAACCATGCCAATTCCTGGTATGGAATTTATTTCTGATGAGTTGCTGTAAGTAAGTTGCTGTAAGCAAGTGTAAAGGTTCAAGTTAACTATCTAGGCTGTAACTAAATGCCTTTGCCCACTTTTCCCATTGCTGGATATCAAATCGAGTACTTTGAAGGATCTCTTCTCGTTCTACATTCCACTTTTCAAAGTACTTCAGATTTTCAGTGCTTGAAACTTCTTCACTAAGAGATACCTCTTGAATGCCTAGAAATTGGAAGATTTTACTCACTTCAACCTGATAGTCTGAAGCGAGGTCTTCGTATCTTAAAAAATAGTGATTTTTAATGCGCGGTAAATCGTCTAAAAATCTTTGATGACAGACTATCCAATGTTCAATGAGTTCGTCAATTTTTCCCTTTTTGTGAAACTTTGCCTTGGTAGCATAGGCAACAGCAACAGGATGTCTTAGGATAGTGACAAATTTAGCCTTGGGAAACAGTGCTTGCAGGAAAGGCATCCTGACCAGATTGGGAGGAGATTTTTCTACAAAATTTGATTTGCTTAAATCCCAGTGATGACTCCATTCATCAAATAACTTACGTGCATTCTCTTCAGAGACTAAAGGATGATGTTCATCCATAAAGGAGGCTGGATCAAACCCGAAGCGTCCGGGGCCGCCAAATACCTTGGCAGGTGGATAGATGCTTTGTAGATGTTGTCCTTCATCCTTAGGAACGCCTGTATTACTGAATCCACTAATGTCAGGATGTTTCTTTAAAAGCTCGTGCAGGAGCGACGTTCCGCTTCTGTGTAATCCACAAATGAAAATAATAGTTCTCTGGTCTGCGTCTATCGAAAACATATAGGTTTAAAGCTGTGTGAGGCTAGAAAGTTGAGTGAACTTGAGATCGAGATGCCAATGGTAACCGGAATAATAGCTTAAAACTGATAGCCAAATAATTGAATTTCCTCAGAAAATAAGCGTGTGATGATATCCACTGATTCAGGATCCAGAAGTTCTTGATAGGAAGTGTTGGCTGGTCGAAGATTTCCCTTGGCTCTTGGTAATTCAATGGATTCTTGAATGCCTAGTTTGTTGTGAAGAACGTCCCTTAGATGTTCTTCAAGGCTTTCATACAAACAGACTCTATCGACTACTATGCTCCCTTTGATCGTGTATAGATCAAATCCTTTTCTTCTAAAACGTTTGTTGTGTTCAGATTTAATAAAATCATTAATAGAAGGACGCGGCTCTTTTTGAAAACGATAGTAGTATAAAGACACTATTTTGTCCCAGGGATTCCGCTCAAAACAGAACGTATAATATTGATCCCATACCCTTCTTGATATAAGTCTTCTGACCCTGCGGGCAGAAATATGGGGTCTAATATCTTCTCCTTCGATAGTCGTATAATTTTGAGCTGTTCTATATCCTAATGATTTTCTTAACTCCTCATCCTCAGGAATAATAGGCGTGATAATGTCATCATCGCCGCAAAATTTTGAAAGGGCAATTTCTATGCTGGTTCCTGCTGTTTTAGCAGTTTTGATAAAAACAAACTTATGTTTATGAGAAACAATCATGATAGCTTTAGTCCAAAACAGTCAAGGTGTAATTGTGTTTTTTGCAGAAAAATCTAAGCTCTGATTTTAAGAAGTCACTGATACTATGCCAATCTTCAGGACTTAGCACTGGTTTCTCAATGATTTTTCCTTTGTAGGGCTTGCGTGTATTGATAGTTTTGGATGGAGCTTCAATCTCGGTAAATTTTCGAGCTTCATCTACTAACTTTTTGCGTTTTAGAAACCGGAATAGCTTCCTCTGATCATCCTCAATACGAATAGTGAGATCCGGTTTCATCAACTCAATGATCCGGCTCCAATAGATAAAGGTTGCAACCGCTGCGTCTATGGGGCTAAGAGTTGCTAAATCAAGACCAAAGTAGCGCTGAATGTGCTTTTGGCGAAACGCAAACGACGTCTCTGAATATTGGTTTTCTACCAGTAAACTCGGGATAGCATCTAAGGGCGATCGCACATGATGAATGATGTGCCGAAAGTGCGTATAGCGACGCGATCGCGCATACTTGTCCTTGCCGTAGGGATATCGGGCATCATCCACCGCAAACATCCACGAGGAAATGCCTTGGGCTTCCATGCGTTCATGCCCCACCTCCAACCCAAAAGCGCTCAACAACTGACTCATATAGCCAGACCCACAGCGCGGATGTCCTACACATAAAACATCCCGAATAATAGCGTGCTTCACATGCTGCTCCATGCTCTGCTTCGCTGCACGAATCGTTGCTTCATCCGCTTGCTGCTGCACCAAATAGTCCACATGCTGTTGCTTGGGATGGATTAACGATGCCATTGCCCCAGTCGAGGCTGAATGTTCATGGGCAAAGGGCGGCACCACCGTGTAGTTATGGTATTGCGGCGCAACCTGACGATGAACATAGACATCGACCGTGGTGTCTACTTTCTTCACTTGATCGATGAGGGCGATCGCCATCGCTCGGTTGATGGCATAGCAAGGGTTAGACATGCGGATGAGCGTTGTCGAAAGCTCCACCGTCCCGTGATACTGATGATCATCCCGCAGCCTCCAGCCCAGCCGCAGCAAACAAGGGCGATCGCTTTGGAAGTTTTGCGTAAACTCGTCTGTTGCCACCAGTTGCTGCAACACCAGGGGCGCATGATCATTAAAGAGAATGTCATCCTCAACAATCAGGGCATTCTTCCACCCCTGATCGCGAATTAGCTCCCACACCGCCTGATGGCTAAGCCAAGTGGCCACCTGGGAGGGAAGCAAAACATTGTTGCAATCGTCCTTGCCGCACTCCAGCTTATGGCAGCGAAAACAATCGGGATAGCGCTTCACCCGCTCTTGCCAGTAGTAGTCGTCCACAATGGGCGCATCAGAAGCGATCGCATCAAAAAAACGATAGCGCTGAATGCCAACCGCCTCGAAGTGCTGACGAATGTGCTCCCGCCGATCGAGACTGGCGGGCAAGCTCAGGCAAACAATGTCATCAAACCAATCGGTCAGCCCAGCCAAGTTCTCCATTTGGGGGTTCGATCCTAACGAGCGTTTAAACAAACGACGAAGTAGACGGTGCATCGTAGTTATGAAGCAATGACTATTCTAAGGCTAATGTGTTAGGACATTGAATCCCTTGGGCTGTTGCTCGTTCAATATAGTGGTGAATGCGTGCCTGGCAGTCGTGAAGATCTACCGTTTGATTAATCTGCTGTTTGCGTTTTTCCTTGGTGTTGAAGGTTTTTTGAGCCAG
Above is a genomic segment from Leptolyngbya sp. CCY15150 containing:
- a CDS encoding sulfotransferase → MFSIDADQRTIIFICGLHRSGTSLLHELLKKHPDISGFSNTGVPKDEGQHLQSIYPPAKVFGGPGRFGFDPASFMDEHHPLVSEENARKLFDEWSHHWDLSKSNFVEKSPPNLVRMPFLQALFPKAKFVTILRHPVAVAYATKAKFHKKGKIDELIEHWIVCHQRFLDDLPRIKNHYFLRYEDLASDYQVEVSKIFQFLGIQEVSLSEEVSSTENLKYFEKWNVEREEILQSTRFDIQQWEKWAKAFSYSLDS
- a CDS encoding glycosyltransferase family 25 protein, with translation MENLAGLTDWFDDIVCLSLPASLDRREHIRQHFEAVGIQRYRFFDAIASDAPIVDDYYWQERVKRYPDCFRCHKLECGKDDCNNVLLPSQVATWLSHQAVWELIRDQGWKNALIVEDDILFNDHAPLVLQQLVATDEFTQNFQSDRPCLLRLGWRLRDDHQYHGTVELSTTLIRMSNPCYAINRAMAIALIDQVKKVDTTVDVYVHRQVAPQYHNYTVVPPFAHEHSASTGAMASLIHPKQQHVDYLVQQQADEATIRAAKQSMEQHVKHAIIRDVLCVGHPRCGSGYMSQLLSAFGLEVGHERMEAQGISSWMFAVDDARYPYGKDKYARSRRYTHFRHIIHHVRSPLDAIPSLLVENQYSETSFAFRQKHIQRYFGLDLATLSPIDAAVATFIYWSRIIELMKPDLTIRIEDDQRKLFRFLKRKKLVDEARKFTEIEAPSKTINTRKPYKGKIIEKPVLSPEDWHSISDFLKSELRFFCKKHNYTLTVLD
- a CDS encoding sulfotransferase family 2 domain-containing protein, which codes for MIVSHKHKFVFIKTAKTAGTSIEIALSKFCGDDDIITPIIPEDEELRKSLGYRTAQNYTTIEGEDIRPHISARRVRRLISRRVWDQYYTFCFERNPWDKIVSLYYYRFQKEPRPSINDFIKSEHNKRFRRKGFDLYTIKGSIVVDRVCLYESLEEHLRDVLHNKLGIQESIELPRAKGNLRPANTSYQELLDPESVDIITRLFSEEIQLFGYQF